The Nitrospiraceae bacterium DNA segment CCTCAGTCCCGCGCTCTGTGCGTTGATTCTGAAGCCGGCGCAGGAACGGGAGGCCGGATTCTGGAGGAAATTTAATGACGGATTTGCATGGATCCAGAATCGATACGTGGGAACGGTTGGCACGATTCTCAAACATGTGGTGCTGTCGCTTGCAGTCTTCGGGGTTCTGCTGGTTGTCAGCGGTGGGCTGTTTCAAGCCCTGCCATCCAGTTTTTTGCCGGATGAAGATCAGGGATATTTTATTACAGTCGTGCAATTGCCGGACGGTGCGTCCAAGCAGCGCACCACGGAAGTGATCGCGAAGGTAGAAAATTATTTTCTTTCGGTTCCCGAAGTGCACTCCACTGATGCGCTGGTCGGGCAGAACTTTGTCTTTAACACTCGAGGGTCGAATCAGGCGACCATGTTCGTGCCGCTGCATCATTGGGATGACCGCTCGCAATCCGATCAGCATGCCAAAGCCCTGATTGGAAACGCCTTCAAAAAGTTTGCCGAAATTCCCGAGGCGCTGATCCTGGCTTTTAACGCGCCTTCCATTCGGGGATTGGGGACGACCGGGGGATTCTCACTCCAAGTGCAGGATCCGAGCGGGGGAGATTTCAAAAAATTTGCCGAGATCACGCAACAATTTGTCAGCAAGGCGCAACAAGATCCGGCCATCGGTTCGATCGGGACGAGTTTTCGCGTCATGGCGCCGCGGTTGTACGCCCGCGTCGATCGGGAGCGGGCCAAAGCCTTAGGTGTGCCCATTTCCGAAGTGTTTGATACGCTCCAAGCCTATTTCGGCAATTTCTATATCAATGATTTCATTAAATTCGGACGGGTCTATCGGGTGCAGACTGAGGCGTTGCCGGAGTTCCGGTCGAGCCCGGATGACATCGCGAAAATTTATGTTCGGGCCAACAATGCCAAAGGTTCCACGATGGTGCCGCTGGATTCGGTCGTCAGTACGGAATTTACGAGCGGGCCGGATACCGTGACGCATTTCAACGGATTTAATACCGCTTCCGTTCTGGGTGCGGCGGCTCCGGGATATAGTTCAGGGGCCGCCCTCAATGCGTTGGAGCGGCTGGCTCAGGAGGTGTTAATTCCCCAGGGCTATGATATCGATTGGAGCGGGATTTCCTATCAGGAACGGAAGACCGGCACGGAGTCCATTTTTGCCTTTGCCTTCGGGCTCCTGATGGTGTTTCTGGTGCTTGCCGCCCTGTATGAAAGTTGGTCGGTGCCCTTTGCGGTGATTCTGGCCGTGCCGTTCGGTCTCTTCGGGGCGCTATCGGCCGTGTGGATTCGGGGGTTGAGCAATGATATCTACTTTCAAATCGGCCTGGTGACCTTAATCGGCCTTGCGGCACGAAATGCGATTCTCATTGTTGAATTTGCGAATCATCGCTACGAGGGAGGGATGCCACTGGTGGAGGCAGCCTTGGAGGCCGTCCGTCTTCGCTTCCGGCCGATCATCATGACCTCTATGGCATTTATTCTTGGCGTGGTGCCCCTGGTCATTGCCTCCGGCGCGGGCGCGGCCAGTCGTCAGTCCATCGGGACAGGCGTTTTCGGCGGAATGTTGGCCGCGACATTTTTAGCGATCTTTTTTGTGCCGCTGTTCTTTGTGCTGATCAGGAAGTTGGCGGCACGAATGAAGGGAAAATCGGCCGATACGCTGGGTGTAGATCAGGATGCGCACGTCTTTGAGGGAGAACGATAGCATGCGTTGGCGAACCAACATCTTTCTGCTCGCGCTGTTTGCATTGGCCGGCATGTCCTGCGCCATGGGACCGGACTATTCACGCCCCGATATCAACACGGCCGACCAGTTTCGCATGTCCGACACGGAAGGGGAGTCGATTGCGAATCTTCCCTGGTGGGAATTGCTTCACGACGAAGAGTTGCAAAACCTGATACGCATCGCGCTTCGCGAGAACAAGAATCTTCAGAAGGCGGCAGCCAGCGTGGAGGAATTTCAAGCACGCGCGATGATCGCGACGATGGACTTCGCCCCACAGCTTAGCGTCTCCTCCAGCGGTCCGGTTTTCGGACGGCAGAGCAACTTCTCCGCGCCCGGGTTCCCCAATCCCTTCAACTATTACATTCAAGGAAACCTGGCTTGGGAGATCGACCTCTGGGGGCGCATCCGGCGGTCCAACGAAGCGGCCCGCGCCGATCTGCTCGCCCAGGAGGAAAACCGGCGGGCCGTCGTTCTGTCGCTGGTGAGCGGCGTGGCCCAGGCGTATTTTGATCTTCTTCAATTCGACATGCAATTGGACATTGCCAAGCGCACGTTGGAGTCCTGGAAAGAATCGGTGGCCATTGCCCGTGCGCGATTACGACAAGGGATAAGTTCAAAACTCGATGCCGACCAGTTTGAGTCGGAGCAGGCGAATGCGGCGGCTCGCGTGGCGCAGTTCGAGCGGCAGATGATCCAGAAAGAAAATGAGCTGAGCGTACTTCTTGGGCGCAATTCTCAAAGCATTGCGCGGGGAGTGTCCCTGACCGAGCAGGTGATGCCGCCGGTCGTCCCCCCCGGGTTGCCGTCGGAGCTTCTCAAGCGTCGTCCGGACATCCTTCAAGTGGAAGACCAATTGGCCGCCGCAACCGCACGGATCGGCATGGCCAAGGCCGATCGCTTTCCGAAAATCTCAATCACCGGCCTCATGGGCTATGCCAACCCGCAATTTTCCCAACTTGTGAAAGGCGGTGGTAAGGCCAATGGGCAGTTTGCGGAGGCAGGACCCAGCCTGTTGGGACCGGTGTTCAATGCGTCCGTTCTGGGATTCCAGCAGGACGCCGTCGAAGCACAGGCCAAGCAGGTTCTGGCCGATTATGAGCAAACCATTCTTGTGGCATTCAAAGAAGTGGAGGATGCTCTTGTGGCGGTGCGCACGGCAGATTCCCAACGGAATGCCCAGGAGGAACAGGTCACGGCTCTCCGGTCGGCATTGCGTTTGGCCAACCTTCGCTACAAAGGCGGTCTGACCAGTTATGTGGATGTACTCATCGCCAAACGGGATTTGTTCGTTTCCGAACTCGAACTCACCTCCACCCATCGTCTGCATTTGGTGTCGATCGTGCAACTCTATAAAGCGTTGGGTGGAGGATGGTCGCCTGTAGCTCCTGAAGAGCCCCTCGCCATTTCCGGCTCACCATCCTAAGCAGAAATGACAGCTGAAGATGTACGTCTAGGGTTGAACCGTTCATCCCACAGTCTGTGGGTATCCAAATAATTTCCGAAATGTTTTTTGTTGGGCGGGACACCATCGCTGACTGACGTGGAGGCGCTTTCAGCCCTCGTAACTGCTTCGCCGAACGCAGGGAACGCAGAGCTAAACGCATTCCAAATGGTGCAACATCTGTTTTCAACACTCCCATACGAAAATAATCGGGAATGTGCCCAAAAGTCCGTTAAGCAAGGCCGCAATCAATGGAGCATGTGAGCACAGTTATCGAAAAGGGCGAGGGGCGGGGGTTGGTAGCCAGAAAACTTCGTTGCTGAGATCGTGATTTCTATGGTGG contains these protein-coding regions:
- a CDS encoding efflux transporter outer membrane subunit, with protein sequence MRWRTNIFLLALFALAGMSCAMGPDYSRPDINTADQFRMSDTEGESIANLPWWELLHDEELQNLIRIALRENKNLQKAAASVEEFQARAMIATMDFAPQLSVSSSGPVFGRQSNFSAPGFPNPFNYYIQGNLAWEIDLWGRIRRSNEAARADLLAQEENRRAVVLSLVSGVAQAYFDLLQFDMQLDIAKRTLESWKESVAIARARLRQGISSKLDADQFESEQANAAARVAQFERQMIQKENELSVLLGRNSQSIARGVSLTEQVMPPVVPPGLPSELLKRRPDILQVEDQLAAATARIGMAKADRFPKISITGLMGYANPQFSQLVKGGGKANGQFAEAGPSLLGPVFNASVLGFQQDAVEAQAKQVLADYEQTILVAFKEVEDALVAVRTADSQRNAQEEQVTALRSALRLANLRYKGGLTSYVDVLIAKRDLFVSELELTSTHRLHLVSIVQLYKALGGGWSPVAPEEPLAISGSPS
- a CDS encoding multidrug efflux RND transporter permease subunit, whose protein sequence is MSSHFFIDRPIFATVISIVIVVVGLVSLQVLPIAQFPQITPPVVQIEADYPGASAEVVAEAVARPIEVQLPGIDNLLYYDSSSTNDGHMTIRLTFEIGTDVDIAQVQTQNRQRLAEPQLPPEVVRQGITVKKVSPDLLAVVALSSSDPRQDTVFLSNFAILRIVDNIKRLPGVGDAVIFGGQNYSMRLILDPIRMAQLDVTPTDIANVVREQNRDFPAGRIGREPAPQGTELTIPVITQGRMSEAKEFEDMIVRAYPDGSMVRLGEVATVKLGAQSYDLEGRWNGKPNVFMLTFLSPGANALETVKRIKEEMQSLTTIFPAGVSYDIPYDTTRFIEVSIQQVVKTLFEALVLVILVVYLFLQSWRATLIPAVAVPVSLIGTFAGMVALGFSINTLTLFGMVLAIGIVVDDAIVVVENVARHIQNGHPSKEAAKLAMTEVTGPVIALVVVLAAVFLPVAFLGGITGELYQQFAITITLSVVISGIVALTLSPALCALILKPAQEREAGFWRKFNDGFAWIQNRYVGTVGTILKHVVLSLAVFGVLLVVSGGLFQALPSSFLPDEDQGYFITVVQLPDGASKQRTTEVIAKVENYFLSVPEVHSTDALVGQNFVFNTRGSNQATMFVPLHHWDDRSQSDQHAKALIGNAFKKFAEIPEALILAFNAPSIRGLGTTGGFSLQVQDPSGGDFKKFAEITQQFVSKAQQDPAIGSIGTSFRVMAPRLYARVDRERAKALGVPISEVFDTLQAYFGNFYINDFIKFGRVYRVQTEALPEFRSSPDDIAKIYVRANNAKGSTMVPLDSVVSTEFTSGPDTVTHFNGFNTASVLGAAAPGYSSGAALNALERLAQEVLIPQGYDIDWSGISYQERKTGTESIFAFAFGLLMVFLVLAALYESWSVPFAVILAVPFGLFGALSAVWIRGLSNDIYFQIGLVTLIGLAARNAILIVEFANHRYEGGMPLVEAALEAVRLRFRPIIMTSMAFILGVVPLVIASGAGAASRQSIGTGVFGGMLAATFLAIFFVPLFFVLIRKLAARMKGKSADTLGVDQDAHVFEGER